Proteins encoded by one window of Vicinamibacteria bacterium:
- a CDS encoding STAS domain-containing protein, producing the protein MTSSFKIETSLHDKLSVIALEGHVDAHTAPRFEEVVVAELAAGRRQIIVDCTRMTYISSAGLGVFMSYVEEIREQGGDLKICGAIPKVQSTFEILGFPEVFDILPDLEAAVRRFRDVPVRED; encoded by the coding sequence GTGACCAGCTCCTTCAAGATCGAAACGTCCCTGCACGACAAACTCTCGGTCATCGCTCTCGAAGGCCACGTCGACGCGCACACCGCGCCGCGGTTCGAGGAGGTCGTCGTGGCCGAGCTCGCCGCCGGACGGCGGCAGATCATCGTCGATTGCACCCGAATGACCTACATCTCATCGGCCGGCCTGGGGGTGTTCATGAGCTACGTCGAGGAGATTCGCGAGCAAGGCGGCGACCTCAAGATCTGCGGAGCGATTCCGAAGGTACAGTCCACCTTCGAGATTCTCGGCTTCCCGGAAGTCTTCGATATTCTCCCCGACCTCGAGGCGGCGGTGCGGCGCTTCCGCGATGTCCCGGTCCGGGAGGATTGA
- a CDS encoding ATP-binding protein yields the protein MAGVERRFLLTVPSSTENLVLIREFVTTVGQQAGLEEADVGRLELAVDEACANVMEHAYGHDDTQEVVVRATFDHETLHIVVEDTGLGFDPGAVPEEHLEHLIASRKSGGLGMRLIKSVMDEVRYEFVPGHKNELHMLKRIRRP from the coding sequence TTGGCCGGCGTCGAGCGACGGTTCCTGCTGACCGTGCCTTCGTCCACCGAGAACCTCGTTCTCATCCGCGAGTTCGTCACCACCGTAGGCCAGCAGGCGGGCCTCGAAGAGGCCGACGTGGGCCGGCTGGAGCTCGCCGTGGACGAAGCTTGCGCCAACGTCATGGAACACGCCTACGGCCACGACGACACGCAGGAAGTCGTGGTCCGGGCGACCTTCGACCACGAGACGCTCCACATCGTGGTCGAGGACACGGGTCTCGGCTTCGATCCCGGCGCGGTCCCCGAAGAGCACCTGGAGCACCTCATCGCGAGCCGCAAGTCCGGCGGGCTCGGGATGCGGCTCATCAAGTCGGTGATGGATGAGGTTCGCTACGAGTTCGTCCCCGGCCACAAGAACGAGCTCCATATGTTGAAGCGGATCCGCAGGCCCTGA